The Ammoniphilus oxalaticus genome contains a region encoding:
- a CDS encoding Ku protein encodes MHTMWKGSISFGLVNIPVKMFSATEDKDIRFRYLHKECGTPVKYTKVCPTCDREVQGEEIVRGYEYEKGRFTMMSEEDFEAIAPETRKAIEILDFVKLAEIDPIYFDKTYFLAPHETGDKAYSLLREAMRQTGMIAIAKITIRSKESLAAVRLYEDCIVMETIFYPDEVREVEHVPGLPKGLEVSESELKMATQLIENLATAFDPSKYTDEYRLKLTELIHAKIEGQEIQEAPDTPRVGNVVDLMAALQASIEATKQEKKADVGEEKESTTKKRKRKVTV; translated from the coding sequence ATGCATACGATGTGGAAAGGATCGATCAGCTTTGGCTTGGTCAACATTCCTGTTAAAATGTTTAGCGCCACAGAAGACAAAGACATTCGCTTCCGCTACTTGCACAAAGAATGTGGAACGCCTGTTAAATATACCAAAGTGTGTCCCACGTGTGATCGCGAAGTACAGGGGGAGGAGATCGTTCGGGGTTACGAGTATGAAAAAGGCCGATTTACGATGATGAGCGAAGAAGACTTTGAGGCGATTGCCCCTGAAACGCGCAAAGCGATCGAAATTTTGGATTTCGTGAAGTTGGCGGAAATTGATCCGATCTATTTTGATAAGACGTATTTTCTCGCCCCGCATGAAACGGGGGACAAAGCGTATTCTTTGCTGCGCGAAGCGATGCGGCAAACGGGTATGATCGCAATTGCAAAAATTACGATTCGTTCCAAAGAAAGCTTGGCTGCGGTCCGTTTATATGAAGATTGCATCGTCATGGAGACAATCTTTTATCCGGACGAAGTGCGCGAAGTTGAGCATGTGCCTGGCTTGCCAAAAGGGTTAGAAGTGAGCGAATCGGAATTGAAGATGGCGACACAATTGATCGAAAACTTGGCGACGGCCTTTGATCCATCGAAATACACCGATGAATATCGCTTGAAACTAACAGAACTGATTCACGCCAAAATTGAAGGACAAGAAATTCAAGAAGCGCCTGACACGCCGCGTGTCGGCAATGTCGTTGATTTGATGGCTGCTTTGCAAGCGAGTATCGAAGCGACGAAGCAAGAAAAAAAAGCGGACGTTGGAGAAGAAAAAGAATCGACAACAAAAAAGCGGAAAAGAAAAGTGACGGTGTAA